In Panacibacter ginsenosidivorans, the following proteins share a genomic window:
- a CDS encoding MFS transporter, with the protein MNMKIAPKRWYRLIPIAFITYSLAYLDRANFGFAAAGEMAKDLNITSATSSLLGSLFFLGYFFFQIPGAHYAANKSAKKLIFWSLILWGALAMATGLVSNITLLIIIRFMLGVVESAVMPSMIILLSRWFTKQERSRANTFLILGNPVTILWMSILSGYLIDAVGWRWMFIWEGLPAIIWAFFWWRLVNDKPSNAKWLTQEEKQSVETALQKEQQGIKPVKNYAAAFKSKVVILLSLQYALWSIGVYGFVIWLPSIIKAAPEMSIIKTGWLSSLPYAFAVIGMLTASYFSDKTLNRKAFVWPFLLIASIAFYGSYLTGTSNFWLSFALLIIAGTAMYAPYGPFFAIITEILPANVTAGAIALINSFGALGSFAGSYLVGYLNGSTGGFGASYIFMSGSLLLSAIITLVAVKDSDRIPKETLSKAVA; encoded by the coding sequence ATGAACATGAAGATCGCTCCGAAACGTTGGTACAGGCTTATTCCTATTGCTTTTATAACGTATAGCCTTGCTTATCTTGACCGTGCAAATTTTGGTTTTGCGGCCGCGGGTGAAATGGCAAAGGATCTTAATATTACTTCAGCTACTTCTTCTTTATTAGGGTCACTTTTTTTTCTTGGATATTTCTTTTTTCAAATTCCGGGAGCACATTATGCTGCAAATAAAAGTGCAAAGAAACTCATCTTCTGGTCGCTGATATTATGGGGCGCACTTGCCATGGCAACGGGTTTGGTAAGTAACATTACACTACTGATCATTATTCGTTTTATGTTGGGCGTTGTGGAAAGTGCCGTAATGCCTTCAATGATTATTTTATTGAGCAGGTGGTTCACTAAACAAGAACGTTCAAGAGCCAATACATTTTTAATTCTTGGTAATCCTGTTACCATTTTATGGATGTCTATTTTATCCGGTTATTTGATTGATGCAGTGGGCTGGCGCTGGATGTTTATCTGGGAAGGGTTGCCTGCAATTATCTGGGCATTTTTCTGGTGGCGTTTGGTGAACGATAAACCGTCAAATGCAAAATGGTTAACGCAGGAAGAAAAGCAATCTGTGGAAACGGCTTTACAAAAAGAGCAACAGGGAATAAAACCTGTGAAAAATTATGCTGCAGCATTCAAATCAAAAGTGGTGATATTATTATCCCTGCAATATGCATTGTGGAGCATTGGAGTATATGGTTTTGTAATATGGCTTCCTTCCATTATTAAGGCTGCACCAGAAATGAGCATTATCAAAACAGGCTGGTTGTCTTCTTTACCTTATGCATTTGCGGTGATAGGCATGCTTACTGCATCTTACTTCTCTGACAAAACACTGAACAGAAAAGCTTTCGTGTGGCCCTTTCTTTTAATTGCATCCATAGCATTTTATGGTTCGTATCTCACAGGTACCAGTAACTTCTGGTTATCGTTTGCGTTGCTTATCATTGCAGGCACAGCTATGTATGCGCCATACGGTCCGTTCTTTGCGATCATTACAGAAATATTGCCTGCAAATGTTACAGCTGGTGCCATTGCATTGATCAATAGTTTTGGTGCGTTGGGATCTTTCGCAGGTTCTTATCTGGTAGGTTATTTAAATGGCTCAACAGGTGGTTTTGGAGCTTCTTATATTTTTATGTCGGGTTCATTGTTACTTTCGGCAATCATAACTTTAGTTGCTGTAAAAGACAGTGATCGGATTCCTAAAGAAACATTATCAAAAGCAGTTGCATAA
- a CDS encoding YhcH/YjgK/YiaL family protein, whose product MKKISVYFIMLLLSVASLHAAAQITPTALTKKQVNDWFQKREWLAGLPLQPHASINKTVFARQYQLNKNYWDKAFAFLKEHDLATMAAGRYAIDGDNVYAIITENPTKVVDSAKWESHRNYIDLHLVIAGEEKIGVADITKLTVTMPYDVTKDLMNYSGDGNFYTAVPGTFFLFFPLDAHRPNITTGGNKPDKKIVIKIRYAE is encoded by the coding sequence ATGAAAAAAATATCAGTTTATTTTATAATGCTGTTGCTTTCAGTAGCAAGCTTACATGCAGCAGCACAAATAACTCCCACAGCACTAACAAAGAAACAGGTAAATGACTGGTTTCAAAAAAGGGAATGGTTAGCTGGCTTACCATTGCAGCCACATGCATCAATAAACAAAACTGTGTTCGCCAGACAATACCAGCTTAATAAAAATTATTGGGATAAAGCATTTGCATTTTTAAAAGAACATGATCTTGCAACCATGGCAGCGGGCAGGTATGCAATCGATGGTGATAATGTTTATGCTATTATAACAGAGAATCCAACGAAAGTTGTTGATAGCGCAAAGTGGGAATCTCATCGCAATTATATTGACCTGCATTTGGTAATAGCAGGAGAGGAGAAGATAGGCGTTGCTGATATTACAAAGCTTACTGTTACCATGCCTTATGATGTAACAAAAGACTTAATGAATTACTCAGGTGATGGTAATTTTTATACTGCTGTGCCCGGCACTTTTTTTCTTTTCTTTCCTTTAGATGCACACAGGCCAAACATTACAACCGGTGGCAACAAGCCTGATAAAAAAATTGTTATAAAGATCAGGTATGCAGAATAA
- a CDS encoding alpha-ketoacid dehydrogenase subunit alpha/beta, whose product MFTKTNLAKAWRLMATARSMADIYENNRQVCKYVHSTSKGHEAIQIATGLQLLSCDYISPYYRDDSILLSLGFTPYEMMLQLLAKASDPFSGGRSYYCHPSSLDVNKAKIIHQSSATGMQAIPTTGIAQGLQYLEQTNSPLFIKGAGNEMPVVICSLGDNSVTEGEVSESFQFAVLKGLPIIYLVQDNNWGISVTADEARAMNAFEYADGFPGMHRMQVDGSDFIAAYETMRMAIAFVRNIRRPVLVHATVPLLGHHTSGVRKEFYRSTEDLEEHAQRDPYPKMRSILFSNGFTELEINSIEDEAKATVQQAFEEAMQAADPLPSTVADHVFAPTPIIKEQGIRTPTNGEKIIMVDAALHAIEELMQEHDECILYGQDVGRRLGGVFREAATLAEKFGDHRVFNTAIQEAYIVGSTVGMSAVGLKPIVEVQFADYIYPGFNQLVTEISKSCYLSNGKFPVSMILRVPIGAYGGGGPYHSGSIETTLLSIKGIKVCYPSNAADIKGLMKAAYYDPNPVVMLEHKGLYWSKVPGTDEAKTIEPSKDYILPLGKANIILPASIQKLQRGETVCIITYGMGVYWAKSAAAAFPGQVEILDLRTLFPLDEELIFETVNKHGKCLVLSEEQQNNSFAESLAHRITYNCFMQLDAPVEVMGAMNLPAVPINLALEAAMLPTPEKVIQRIQTLLAF is encoded by the coding sequence ATGTTTACTAAAACTAATCTTGCTAAAGCCTGGCGTTTAATGGCCACTGCACGCAGTATGGCGGATATCTATGAAAATAACCGCCAGGTATGTAAGTATGTTCACTCCACTTCCAAAGGTCATGAAGCAATACAAATAGCTACCGGTTTACAACTTCTTTCCTGCGATTATATAAGTCCTTATTACAGGGATGACAGCATTCTGCTCTCTCTTGGTTTTACACCATACGAAATGATGCTGCAATTACTTGCAAAAGCGAGTGATCCTTTTTCTGGTGGCCGCTCTTATTATTGCCATCCTTCAAGCCTTGATGTAAATAAAGCAAAAATTATACACCAGAGCAGCGCCACAGGCATGCAAGCCATACCTACAACAGGTATTGCGCAAGGGTTACAATATTTAGAACAAACCAATTCTCCCTTATTCATAAAAGGAGCGGGTAATGAAATGCCTGTTGTTATTTGTAGTCTTGGCGACAACAGTGTTACCGAAGGAGAAGTAAGTGAATCATTTCAATTTGCTGTATTGAAAGGGTTGCCCATTATTTATCTGGTACAGGATAATAACTGGGGCATCAGCGTTACAGCAGATGAGGCCCGTGCCATGAATGCCTTTGAATATGCTGATGGCTTTCCGGGTATGCACAGAATGCAGGTAGATGGTTCTGATTTTATAGCGGCTTACGAAACGATGCGCATGGCTATTGCTTTCGTAAGAAATATACGCAGGCCAGTTTTGGTACACGCAACAGTTCCTTTACTGGGTCATCATACCAGTGGTGTGCGTAAAGAATTTTACAGAAGTACGGAAGACCTTGAGGAGCATGCACAACGAGACCCTTACCCAAAAATGCGCAGTATCCTTTTTAGTAATGGCTTCACAGAACTGGAAATAAACAGTATTGAAGACGAAGCAAAAGCCACGGTACAGCAGGCTTTTGAAGAGGCAATGCAGGCTGCGGACCCTCTGCCTTCAACAGTTGCTGACCATGTATTTGCTCCTACTCCAATAATTAAAGAACAGGGAATAAGAACACCGACCAATGGCGAAAAAATTATTATGGTAGATGCTGCATTACATGCCATAGAAGAATTAATGCAGGAGCATGATGAATGCATACTTTATGGGCAGGATGTAGGACGCCGCCTTGGTGGTGTGTTTCGTGAAGCTGCAACGCTTGCAGAAAAATTTGGCGATCATCGTGTATTCAATACGGCTATACAGGAAGCATACATTGTTGGTTCAACAGTGGGCATGTCTGCCGTTGGTTTAAAGCCAATTGTTGAAGTACAGTTTGCAGATTATATTTATCCCGGGTTTAATCAACTGGTTACAGAAATATCCAAGTCATGCTATTTGTCCAATGGCAAGTTTCCGGTGAGTATGATATTGCGTGTACCCATCGGTGCATATGGTGGTGGTGGGCCTTATCACAGTGGTAGTATTGAAACAACTTTGCTTAGCATCAAAGGCATTAAAGTTTGTTATCCTTCCAATGCTGCAGATATAAAGGGTTTGATGAAAGCTGCTTACTACGATCCCAATCCTGTTGTAATGCTGGAACACAAAGGTCTTTACTGGAGCAAAGTGCCTGGCACTGATGAAGCAAAAACCATTGAACCTTCCAAAGATTATATATTACCACTTGGTAAAGCAAATATTATTTTACCAGCTTCGATACAAAAATTACAAAGAGGCGAAACTGTTTGCATCATCACTTACGGTATGGGCGTGTATTGGGCAAAGAGTGCTGCTGCTGCATTTCCGGGGCAGGTAGAGATTCTTGACCTGCGCACTTTATTCCCACTTGATGAAGAACTGATCTTTGAAACCGTGAACAAACATGGCAAGTGCCTTGTGCTTAGTGAAGAACAACAAAACAATTCCTTCGCAGAATCGCTTGCACACCGTATTACTTATAATTGTTTTATGCAGCTCGATGCACCCGTTGAAGTAATGGGTGCAATGAACTTACCTGCTGTTCCTATCAATCTTGCACTCGAAGCAGCCATGCTTCCTACGCCTGAAAAAGTTATTCAGCGTATACAAACTTTACTTGCGTTTTAA
- a CDS encoding fumarylacetoacetate hydrolase family protein: MKIFCVGRNYVEHAKELHNDVPDEPVIFLKPKSALIQPHVQFYYPEFTNELHYEAELVLRVSKNGKYIPEYAASRYFNAITVGIDFTARDVQQELKKKGLPWEKAKAWDNSALIGEWMDLTPELLKKPFQFSMDLNSETVQRGSSSEMIFSFDSIVANISQYFSLNIGDLIFTGTPAGVGECVVGDELTGYLEKKQVFSLTVK; encoded by the coding sequence ATGAAAATATTTTGCGTCGGTCGCAATTATGTAGAACATGCAAAGGAACTGCATAATGATGTTCCTGATGAACCTGTTATCTTTTTAAAGCCTAAAAGCGCTTTAATACAACCGCATGTGCAATTTTATTATCCCGAATTTACCAACGAACTCCATTACGAAGCCGAATTGGTACTAAGAGTATCTAAGAATGGAAAGTATATTCCTGAATATGCAGCCAGCCGTTATTTCAATGCTATTACCGTTGGTATTGATTTTACTGCACGTGATGTACAACAGGAATTAAAGAAAAAAGGATTACCCTGGGAGAAAGCAAAAGCCTGGGACAATTCTGCGCTTATTGGCGAATGGATGGATCTTACGCCTGAATTATTAAAAAAACCTTTTCAGTTTTCGATGGATCTAAACAGCGAAACAGTACAAAGAGGCTCCAGCTCAGAGATGATATTTTCTTTCGACAGTATTGTGGCAAACATTTCTCAATATTTCTCCCTCAATATAGGTGATCTTATTTTTACCGGCACACCTGCCGGCGTTGGCGAATGTGTGGTTGGCGATGAACTTACCGGATACCTTGAAAAGAAACAGGTATTTTCCCTCACCGTGAAATAA
- the pth gene encoding aminoacyl-tRNA hydrolase → MSKFLIVGLGNIGMEYAHTRHNIGFDVVTAFALKHNGSFATQRLAEVAEVKWKGKIFICIKPTTYMNLSGKAFKYWLDKEKILLENTLTIVDDLALPLSKLRLRPGGSSGGHNGLTDIELTLGTDKYPKLRFGIGNNYPRGMQAEFVLSKWFPEEIPVVSKKVQACIETIENFSTMGIEKTMNAINKAEFI, encoded by the coding sequence ATGTCAAAGTTTCTTATAGTTGGTTTAGGAAATATAGGAATGGAATATGCACACACACGTCACAATATAGGCTTTGATGTTGTTACCGCTTTTGCTCTAAAGCATAATGGTTCATTCGCAACACAGCGGCTGGCTGAAGTAGCAGAAGTAAAATGGAAAGGAAAAATATTTATTTGTATAAAGCCCACTACTTATATGAACCTTAGTGGTAAGGCATTTAAATACTGGCTTGATAAAGAAAAGATACTTTTAGAAAATACATTGACCATTGTTGATGACCTTGCGTTACCATTAAGTAAACTGAGATTAAGACCAGGTGGCAGCAGCGGTGGGCATAATGGATTAACCGATATAGAACTTACCTTAGGAACAGATAAATATCCAAAACTGCGCTTTGGTATTGGTAATAATTATCCACGTGGTATGCAGGCAGAATTTGTTTTGAGCAAATGGTTCCCTGAAGAAATACCCGTTGTATCAAAGAAAGTACAGGCATGTATTGAAACTATTGAAAACTTTTCCACAATGGGGATAGAAAAAACTATGAATGCAATAAATAAAGCAGAATTTATTTAA
- a CDS encoding 50S ribosomal protein L25 — protein MKTITIEGQLRTEIGKKAARQLRSQEMVPGVIYGGAKEVNFFASAKAFKSLVYTGEFQLAEVQVDGNKHVCILKDLQFDKVSDALNHVDLMELVEDKKVVATLPLKFTGAAIGVKNGGKLVLKMKAIKVKALPKDLRETVEVDITNLEINGNIRVEDIVAKNMEVLNSPRISVASVVMTRQLKQEEAAAPATKAAAPATAAKAAAPAAKAPAAKK, from the coding sequence ATGAAGACAATTACAATCGAAGGACAACTGAGGACCGAAATTGGCAAAAAAGCAGCCCGCCAGCTTCGCTCTCAGGAAATGGTGCCTGGTGTAATTTACGGGGGCGCTAAAGAAGTGAACTTTTTCGCTTCAGCGAAGGCTTTTAAGTCGTTGGTGTATACCGGTGAATTTCAGTTGGCAGAAGTACAGGTTGATGGAAACAAACATGTTTGCATTCTCAAAGACCTGCAATTTGACAAAGTTTCTGATGCATTAAACCATGTTGACCTGATGGAACTGGTAGAAGACAAAAAAGTTGTAGCCACACTGCCACTTAAGTTTACAGGCGCAGCAATTGGTGTTAAGAATGGTGGTAAGCTGGTTTTAAAAATGAAGGCTATCAAGGTAAAAGCTTTACCTAAAGATCTTAGAGAAACTGTAGAAGTTGATATTACCAATCTTGAGATCAATGGTAACATTCGTGTTGAAGACATCGTTGCAAAGAATATGGAGGTATTAAACTCTCCGCGTATCTCTGTAGCATCAGTTGTTATGACGCGTCAGTTGAAACAGGAAGAAGCAGCAGCTCCGGCTACAAAAGCAGCGGCTCCGGCAACTGCAGCTAAAGCAGCAGCACCTGCGGCTAAAGCACCTGCAGCAAAAAAATAA
- a CDS encoding ribose-phosphate pyrophosphokinase, which translates to MGPSVKIFSGNGSHELAERIAQRFGASLGKVNIQKFSDGEFQPIFLESIRGDYVFLVQSTFAPTDNLMELLLMIDAAKRASAYKIIAVIPYYGFSRQDRKDKPRVAIGSKLVATLLEAAGANRVITMDLHAPQIQAFFEIPVDHLDSSAIFIPYIEQLKLENLTFAAPDVGSTNRVREVASYFNADMVICDKHRKRANEIASMVVIGEVEGRDIVLIDDICDTGGTLAKAAGLLKEKGARSVRALCTHPILSGNAYENIENSVLEELIVCDTIPLKQQTAKIKVISVADLFAIAIRNAYENKSITSLFIHSQLRGKK; encoded by the coding sequence ATGGGTCCATCTGTAAAGATATTTTCCGGCAATGGTTCTCATGAACTTGCCGAGAGAATAGCGCAACGTTTTGGTGCATCACTTGGAAAAGTAAATATCCAAAAATTCAGTGACGGTGAATTTCAACCAATCTTTCTGGAAAGCATTCGTGGTGATTATGTTTTCCTCGTCCAAAGCACTTTTGCCCCCACCGATAACCTGATGGAACTGCTATTGATGATCGATGCTGCTAAACGTGCCAGCGCCTACAAAATCATTGCAGTTATACCTTATTATGGTTTTAGCAGACAGGACAGAAAAGATAAACCAAGAGTTGCCATTGGTTCTAAATTAGTTGCTACTTTATTAGAAGCTGCAGGAGCAAACAGGGTGATAACCATGGATTTGCATGCCCCCCAAATACAGGCTTTTTTCGAAATTCCGGTAGACCACTTAGACAGTTCGGCAATTTTCATTCCTTATATTGAGCAACTTAAGCTGGAGAACCTTACCTTTGCCGCCCCTGACGTGGGAAGTACAAACAGAGTAAGGGAAGTTGCAAGTTATTTTAATGCAGATATGGTTATTTGCGACAAGCACAGAAAACGTGCAAATGAAATAGCAAGCATGGTTGTAATTGGTGAGGTGGAAGGCAGGGACATAGTTCTTATAGATGATATTTGCGATACCGGTGGTACACTTGCAAAAGCTGCAGGTTTGCTTAAAGAAAAAGGCGCAAGAAGTGTGAGGGCTTTGTGTACACATCCTATATTAAGTGGCAATGCTTACGAAAATATTGAGAATAGTGTGCTGGAAGAATTGATTGTTTGCGATACCATTCCTTTAAAACAGCAAACTGCAAAAATTAAAGTGATCTCTGTAGCTGATCTTTTTGCAATAGCAATAAGAAATGCTTACGAGAATAAGAGTATTACAAGTTTGTTTATACACTCACAGTTAAGAGGAAAAAAATAA
- the radC gene encoding RadC family protein — protein sequence MQGTSIKHWSEDDRPREKMLLKGTDALSNAELLAIIINNGTREKSAVDVTKELLAAVGNDLHRLGRLSVKEIVKLKVKGIGEAKAVAIAAALEVGIRREAADNKKDVVLNSKDIAEFLRAKLKYMKREVFVVVFLNRANKIMHHEIISEGGITGTVADPRIILKKALEHDAVNIILCHNHPSGSIKPSRQDEELTQKIKEAARYLDIKVMDHIIVSEEGYYSFADEGML from the coding sequence ATGCAGGGGACAAGTATTAAACACTGGTCTGAAGATGATAGGCCAAGAGAAAAAATGTTACTCAAAGGAACAGATGCTTTAAGTAATGCTGAGCTGCTGGCCATCATTATTAATAACGGGACCAGAGAAAAATCCGCTGTGGATGTAACAAAAGAACTGCTTGCGGCTGTTGGTAACGACTTACATCGTCTTGGAAGATTAAGCGTAAAAGAAATTGTAAAGCTAAAAGTAAAGGGCATCGGAGAAGCAAAGGCAGTTGCTATTGCTGCAGCACTGGAGGTAGGTATAAGACGTGAGGCTGCGGACAATAAAAAAGATGTTGTATTAAACAGTAAAGACATTGCTGAATTTCTGCGTGCGAAATTAAAATACATGAAACGGGAAGTATTTGTGGTGGTTTTTCTTAACCGTGCAAATAAAATAATGCATCATGAAATTATTAGTGAAGGAGGTATAACAGGCACAGTGGCTGATCCACGAATTATTTTAAAGAAAGCGTTGGAACATGATGCTGTGAATATTATTCTTTGTCATAACCATCCAAGCGGTAGCATTAAACCCAGCAGGCAGGATGAAGAACTGACACAAAAAATAAAAGAAGCCGCCAGGTATCTTGACATAAAAGTAATGGATCACATTATTGTAAGTGAGGAAGGCTATTACAGCTTTGCCGATGAAGGCATGCTTTAA